CAACTGCTGCATTTAAAGCCAGGAAGATTCCAAAGGGAGCAGCCATTCCTCCACCGAGCAGCATGCAAGGAGGACCAGGAGGTCCTGTTGGGCAAGAAGGTACATTCGGTTCAGGGCCTCAGAACATAGGTGGTCCTGGAGGTCCCCCAATAGGGCCAGGAATGGGGAACATGGGCCCTCCAGGCGTGGCTGGTGCAAACATACCAGGCAACATGGGTATGCCCCCAATGGGTCCAAGAGGACCCATGATGGGGCCACCAATGATGGGTGGCTCAAGCATGCCACCAGGTATGATGCCAGGGATGCCGCCTCCAATGGGTGGTCCCATGGGATCAATGGGACCTCCACACATGGCTGGACCTCCACAGATGGCTGGACATCCTCAGATGTCTGGACATCCACAGATGGCTGGACATCCTCAGATGGCTGGACATCCTCAGATGGCTGGACATCCACAGATGGCTGGAcatccacagatgtctggacCTCCGCAGATGGCTGGACATCCACAGATGTCAGGAC
The sequence above is a segment of the Procambarus clarkii isolate CNS0578487 chromosome 35, FALCON_Pclarkii_2.0, whole genome shotgun sequence genome. Coding sequences within it:
- the LOC138371329 gene encoding U1 small nuclear ribonucleoprotein C-like, whose product is MAKYYCDYCDTYLTHDSPSVRKTHCEGRKHKENVKMYYQKWMEDQAQSLIDATTAAFKARKIPKGAAIPPPSSMQGGPGGPVGQEGTFGSGPQNIGGPGGPPIGPGMGNMGPPGVAGANIPGNMGMPPMGPRGPMMGPPMMGGSSMPPGMMPGMPPPMGGPMGSMGPPHMAGPPQMAGHPQMSGHPQMAGHPQMAGHPQMAGHPQMAGHPQMSGPPQMMAGHPQMAGHPQMAGHPQMSGHPHMAGYPQMAGHSQMARHSQMAGHPQMAGHPQMAGHSQMAGHPQMAGRPQMAGHPQMMSRHSQMSGHPQMAGPP